A region of Helicoverpa zea isolate HzStark_Cry1AcR chromosome 16, ilHelZeax1.1, whole genome shotgun sequence DNA encodes the following proteins:
- the LOC124637471 gene encoding transformer-2 protein homolog alpha isoform X1: protein MSDRERSRSRTRNGSREPAPKPAAMSRGHSRSRSRTPPPPKASSRKYRSPSRSRSGSARRGYRSRYSRSRSRSYSPRGSYRRSHSHSPMSSRRRHMGDRVRSDVYENPTPSRCLGVFGLSLYTTEQQINHIFSKYGPVDKVQVVIDAKTGRSRGFCFVYFENQEDAKVAKNECTGMEIDGRRIRVDYSITQRAHTPTPGIYMGKPTVSRGGDNGYDRRRDRDDYYYRGGGYRERDYYHRGYRHRSPSPHYRRRRYERERSYSPRKSYYHQER, encoded by the exons ATGTCGGACCGAGAG AGGAGTCGCTCGAGGACTCGTAACGGGTCTCGAGAGCCGGCACCGAAGCCCGCAGCTATGTCGCGCGGCCACAGCCGAAGCCGGTCTAGGACGCCGCCCCCGCCAAAAGCATCGAGCAGAAAATATAGGAGCCC GTCGCGGTCGCGGTCGGGGTCTGCGCGGCGCGGGTACCGCTCGCGGTACTCGCGCTCCCGCAGTCGCTCGTACTCGCCGCGGGGCTCCTATCGACGCTCCCACAGTCACAGCCCTATGTCCTCGCGCCGTAGACATATGGGTGACAGGGTGAGGAGCGATGTTTAT GAGAATCCCACGCCGTCTAGATGCCTCGGCGTGTTTGGCCTCAGTTTATACACTACTGAACAGCAGATCAACCACATCTTCTCTAAGTATGGACCCGTCGATAAAGTACAAGTCGTTATTGATGCTAAG ACGGGTCGTTCCCGAGGATTCTGCTTCGTATACTTCGAGAACCAGGAGGACGCTAAAGTGGCCAAGAACGAGTGCACGGGCATGGAGATCGACGGACGCCGCATCCGCGTAGACTACTCCATCACGCAGCGAGCGCATACCCCCACACCCGGCATTTATATGGGGAAACCTAC CGTCAGCAGAGGCGGAGACAACGGGTACGACAGGCGTCGCGACAGAGA CGACTACTACTACCGCGGCGGCGGCTACCGCGAGCGCGACTACTACCACCGCGGCTACCGGCACCGCTCGCCGTCGCCGCACTACCGCCGCCGCCGCTACGAGCGCGAGCGCTCCTACTCGCCGCGTAAGTCTTATTACCATCAAGAGCGGTAG
- the LOC124637471 gene encoding transformer-2 protein homolog alpha isoform X2, with protein sequence MSDRERSRSRTRNGSREPAPKPAAMSRGHSRSRSRTPPPPKASSRKYRSPSRSRSGSARRGYRSRYSRSRSRSYSPRGSYRRSHSHSPMSSRRRHMGDRVRSDVYENPTPSRCLGVFGLSLYTTEQQINHIFSKYGPVDKVQVVIDAKTGRSRGFCFVYFENQEDAKVAKNECTGMEIDGRRIRVDYSITQRAHTPTPGIYMGKPTVSRGGDNGYDRRRDRDDYYYRGGGYRERDYYHRGYRHRSPSPHYRRRRYERERSYSPRIETRSKG encoded by the exons ATGTCGGACCGAGAG AGGAGTCGCTCGAGGACTCGTAACGGGTCTCGAGAGCCGGCACCGAAGCCCGCAGCTATGTCGCGCGGCCACAGCCGAAGCCGGTCTAGGACGCCGCCCCCGCCAAAAGCATCGAGCAGAAAATATAGGAGCCC GTCGCGGTCGCGGTCGGGGTCTGCGCGGCGCGGGTACCGCTCGCGGTACTCGCGCTCCCGCAGTCGCTCGTACTCGCCGCGGGGCTCCTATCGACGCTCCCACAGTCACAGCCCTATGTCCTCGCGCCGTAGACATATGGGTGACAGGGTGAGGAGCGATGTTTAT GAGAATCCCACGCCGTCTAGATGCCTCGGCGTGTTTGGCCTCAGTTTATACACTACTGAACAGCAGATCAACCACATCTTCTCTAAGTATGGACCCGTCGATAAAGTACAAGTCGTTATTGATGCTAAG ACGGGTCGTTCCCGAGGATTCTGCTTCGTATACTTCGAGAACCAGGAGGACGCTAAAGTGGCCAAGAACGAGTGCACGGGCATGGAGATCGACGGACGCCGCATCCGCGTAGACTACTCCATCACGCAGCGAGCGCATACCCCCACACCCGGCATTTATATGGGGAAACCTAC CGTCAGCAGAGGCGGAGACAACGGGTACGACAGGCGTCGCGACAGAGA CGACTACTACTACCGCGGCGGCGGCTACCGCGAGCGCGACTACTACCACCGCGGCTACCGGCACCGCTCGCCGTCGCCGCACTACCGCCGCCGCCGCTACGAGCGCGAGCGCTCCTACTCGCCGC gTATTGAAACAAGAAGTAAAGGATGA
- the LOC124637471 gene encoding transformer-2 protein homolog alpha isoform X4, translated as MSDRERSRSRTRNGSREPAPKPAAMSRGHSRSRSRTPPPPKASSRKYRSPSRSRSGSARRGYRSRYSRSRSRSYSPRGSYRRSHSHSPMSSRRRHMGDRENPTPSRCLGVFGLSLYTTEQQINHIFSKYGPVDKVQVVIDAKTGRSRGFCFVYFENQEDAKVAKNECTGMEIDGRRIRVDYSITQRAHTPTPGIYMGKPTVSRGGDNGYDRRRDRDDYYYRGGGYRERDYYHRGYRHRSPSPHYRRRRYERERSYSPRKSYYHQER; from the exons ATGTCGGACCGAGAG AGGAGTCGCTCGAGGACTCGTAACGGGTCTCGAGAGCCGGCACCGAAGCCCGCAGCTATGTCGCGCGGCCACAGCCGAAGCCGGTCTAGGACGCCGCCCCCGCCAAAAGCATCGAGCAGAAAATATAGGAGCCC GTCGCGGTCGCGGTCGGGGTCTGCGCGGCGCGGGTACCGCTCGCGGTACTCGCGCTCCCGCAGTCGCTCGTACTCGCCGCGGGGCTCCTATCGACGCTCCCACAGTCACAGCCCTATGTCCTCGCGCCGTAGACATATGGGTGACAGG GAGAATCCCACGCCGTCTAGATGCCTCGGCGTGTTTGGCCTCAGTTTATACACTACTGAACAGCAGATCAACCACATCTTCTCTAAGTATGGACCCGTCGATAAAGTACAAGTCGTTATTGATGCTAAG ACGGGTCGTTCCCGAGGATTCTGCTTCGTATACTTCGAGAACCAGGAGGACGCTAAAGTGGCCAAGAACGAGTGCACGGGCATGGAGATCGACGGACGCCGCATCCGCGTAGACTACTCCATCACGCAGCGAGCGCATACCCCCACACCCGGCATTTATATGGGGAAACCTAC CGTCAGCAGAGGCGGAGACAACGGGTACGACAGGCGTCGCGACAGAGA CGACTACTACTACCGCGGCGGCGGCTACCGCGAGCGCGACTACTACCACCGCGGCTACCGGCACCGCTCGCCGTCGCCGCACTACCGCCGCCGCCGCTACGAGCGCGAGCGCTCCTACTCGCCGCGTAAGTCTTATTACCATCAAGAGCGGTAG
- the LOC124637471 gene encoding transformer-2 protein homolog alpha isoform X3, whose translation MSDRERSRSRTRNGSREPAPKPAAMSRGHSRSRSRTPPPPKASSRKYRSPSRSRSGSARRGYRSRYSRSRSRSYSPRGSYRRSHSHSPMSSRRRHMGDRVRSDVYENPTPSRCLGVFGLSLYTTEQQINHIFSKYGPVDKVQVVIDAKTGRSRGFCFVYFENQEDAKVAKNECTGMEIDGRRIRVDYSITQRAHTPTPGIYMGKPTVSRGGDNGYDRRRDRDDYYYRGGGYRERDYYHRGYRHRSPSPHYRRRRYERERSYSPRRY comes from the exons ATGTCGGACCGAGAG AGGAGTCGCTCGAGGACTCGTAACGGGTCTCGAGAGCCGGCACCGAAGCCCGCAGCTATGTCGCGCGGCCACAGCCGAAGCCGGTCTAGGACGCCGCCCCCGCCAAAAGCATCGAGCAGAAAATATAGGAGCCC GTCGCGGTCGCGGTCGGGGTCTGCGCGGCGCGGGTACCGCTCGCGGTACTCGCGCTCCCGCAGTCGCTCGTACTCGCCGCGGGGCTCCTATCGACGCTCCCACAGTCACAGCCCTATGTCCTCGCGCCGTAGACATATGGGTGACAGGGTGAGGAGCGATGTTTAT GAGAATCCCACGCCGTCTAGATGCCTCGGCGTGTTTGGCCTCAGTTTATACACTACTGAACAGCAGATCAACCACATCTTCTCTAAGTATGGACCCGTCGATAAAGTACAAGTCGTTATTGATGCTAAG ACGGGTCGTTCCCGAGGATTCTGCTTCGTATACTTCGAGAACCAGGAGGACGCTAAAGTGGCCAAGAACGAGTGCACGGGCATGGAGATCGACGGACGCCGCATCCGCGTAGACTACTCCATCACGCAGCGAGCGCATACCCCCACACCCGGCATTTATATGGGGAAACCTAC CGTCAGCAGAGGCGGAGACAACGGGTACGACAGGCGTCGCGACAGAGA CGACTACTACTACCGCGGCGGCGGCTACCGCGAGCGCGACTACTACCACCGCGGCTACCGGCACCGCTCGCCGTCGCCGCACTACCGCCGCCGCCGCTACGAGCGCGAGCGCTCCTACTCGCCGC GTCGTTATTAG
- the LOC124637470 gene encoding uncharacterized protein LOC124637470: MAKEMMIVFVYDTLCCTSEEDDPIIAVLYFHPGWVSDTQRHALAGQVVGAAHCIKTLFSQPVAITLQSGKFIIREYGRYILAIGSDRNIPDWVLKNRANLLTSMIKVYHGDLQVLASQMEDQKRLSEKLYQVFETYLPVLQYGCHIFQRVPMLTLPKSATSVYMESMQILEHCRKSKGVLGGVILYNNKIISTQLPPGLTSYLTVVDPYRIKSPAETLDTETPLPLGAQLLVVYVGKKLYDSLKKQVEKIQEFHSNGEEMIARFKKNQEAEREKQREFPQTGMKRDKSLLFTAVPEEDHTMISPPSREERNPDVERKPPTMPDVVPFTNKPRQRPTKLSLSFKNQKSLDEELQENDKVFTGQTSVCSTPMVEYKRLHGNILSICQIPESQQDNDKTDLEPDVLKNIEDTNRINLENEKRDNKMVLDINCIADHYINKPEPIRKLASVTDLQETIKKLSNRATSKFKLKRSKVSLNDDTPSPEHTPKNPSTMTINDPLFPVFRNDGVAISESLFNQYLEQHYSKMKQDSNDNMFTFNMKLCEQEKFEDFDSELNRSPQRTPKHIAKDSSKTLPTDQSRRKSLSLPLKSLNESTDSQISSETEATNFKKKLTGVQLTPLMEKLSHLAFSDKSSGYSSRVMTPLELREFLTPAAERQITFTDRPKAQRQDSESDDDSDADLEILPEYSKHAVKCALFVSGLHNMALLALIDTEAANNVDTINTLWETSLNALGPIEQKCMEPLAAVGDATDYSYLTLDPDWGTVRKGGPWAALDIATMGLIHNEFADDPEMSEFILRSDESVVVGSACGGAQVYYQERGSRVAGPPLPSDALAAAPLRARRRLHRDHATLLL; this comes from the exons GTGGTGGGTGCAGCACACTGCATCAAGACCCTATTCTCGCAGCCCGTCGCCATCACGCTGCAGAGCGGCAAGTTCATCATCAGGGAGTACGGAAGATACATACTA GCAATAGGCAGCGACCGAAACATCCCAGACTGGGTGCTAAAAAACCGCGCCAACCTTCTCACATCCATGATAAAAGTCTACCACGGTGACCTGCAAGTCCTGGCCAGTCAGATGGAAGACCAGAAGCGATTGTCGGAGAAACTGTACCAG gTCTTCGAGACTTATCTACCGGTGCTACAATACGGCTGTCATATATTTCAAAGGGTGCCTATGTTGACGCTGCCTAAG AGCGCGACATCTGTTTACATGGAGTCAATGCAAATACTAGAACATTGCAGGAAAAGCAAGGGCGTGTTAGGCGGCGTTATACTTTACAATAATAA GATAATCTCGACCCAACTGCCTCCAGGCCTCACATCCTACCTGACAGTAGTAGACCCCTACAGGATAAAGTCTCCAGCCGAGACCTTGGACACGGAGACACCCTTGCCTCTCGGTGCTCAACTCTTGGTGGTCTACGTCGGCAAGAAGCTGTATGACAGTTTGAAGAAGCAGGTGGAAAAAATCCAGGAGTTCCACAGCAATGGGGAGGAAATGATTGCTAGGTTTAAGAAG AATCAAGAAGCGGAACGTGAAAAACAACGAGAGTTCCCCCAAACTGGGATGAAGAGAGACAAGTCTCTACTTTTCACCGCCGTCCCTGAAGAAGACCACACTATGATATCTCCCCCAAGCCGGGAGGAACGGAACCCCGACGTTGAGAGGAAACCCCCAACTATGCCAGATGTTGTCCCCTTCACAAATAAACCAAGACAACGACCCACAAAGCTTTCGCTCAGTTTCAAAAACCAAAAATCTCTAGATGAAGAACTACAAGAGAATGACAAAGTCTTTACAGGACAAACTAGTGTTTGTTCCACGCCAATGGTAGAATACAAAAGACTGCACGGCAATATTCTCTCCATCTGCCAAATACCAGAAAGCCAACAGGATAACGACAAAACAGACTTAGAACCTGATGtactaaaaaatatagaagATACCAACAGAATTAATCTTGAAAACGAGAAACGGGACAACAAAATGGTTTTGGACATCAACTGTATTGCCGACCATTATATCAATAAGCCTGAACCGATAAGAAAACTGGCTAGTGTCACAGATCTACAAGAAACTATTAAAAAGTTATCGAACCGCGCgacttccaaattcaaattgaaaCGGTCGAAAGTCTCCCTCAATGATGATACTCCGTCCCCCGAACATACTCCTAAGAACCCTAGCACTATGACCATAAACGATCCTCTTTTCCCAGTGTTCAGAAACGACGGTGTTGCCATATCAGAGTCCCTTTTCAACCAGTACTTAGAACAGCACTATTCGAAAATGAAACAGGATTCCAACGACAATATGTTTACTTTCAACATGAAGTTATGTGAACAGGAAAAGTTTGAGGATTTCGATTCGGAACTCAACAGATCTCCTCAGAGGACTCCTAAGCATATAGCAAAAGATTCATCAAAGACATTGCCAACGGATCAGTCTAGGAGGAAATCTTTATCTTTACCTTTGAAGTCCCTGAACGAGAGTACTGATTCCCAGATTAGTTCTGAGACTGAAGCCACGAATTTTAAAAAGAAGTTGACTGGAGTACAACTGACGCCATTGATGGAGAAACTAAGTCATTTAGCGTTTTCTGACAAGTCTAGTGGGTATAGCAGTCGGGTGATGACGCCGTTGGAACTGCGGGAGTTTTTGACACCAGCTGCAGAGAGGCAAATCACTTTTACTGACAG ACCAAAAGCGCAACGCCAAGACTCAGAAAGCGACGACGATTCGGACGCAGATCTAGAGATACTACCGGAGTACAGCAAGCATGCCGTCAAGTGTGCGCTGTTCGTTAGCGGACTGCATAACATGGCGCTGTTGGCGTTGATTGATACTGAGGCCGCTAATAATGTTGATACTATCAATACTTTG TGGGAAACCTCCCTAAACGCGCTGGGCCCCATAGAACAGAAGTGTATGGAGCCGCTAGCAGCTGTAGGCGACGCGACAGACTACAGCTACCTGACGCTGGACCCCGACTGGGGCACGGTGCGCAAGGGCGGGCCCTGGGCCGCGCTCGACATCGCCACCATGGGCCTCATACACAACGAGTTCGCTGATGATCCTGAGATGTCTGAGTTTATATTGAG GAGTGACGAGAGCGTAGTAGTAGGCTCAGCATGCGGCGGAGCTCAGGTATACTACCAGGAGCGCGGGTCCCGCGTGGCGGGCCCGCCGCTGCCCTCCGACGCGCTCGCCGCCGCACCGCtgcgggcgcggcgccggcTGCACCGCGACCATGCCACGCTGCTACTATAA